From Thalassovita sp.:
GGTTGCAGCTGTGGAAATAGGCGGCGGTGGTGTCGTCTTCGCGCTCAATGAAGGGCGGACCCCATTGGCGGGTGTCATCACCTGCGGGGCTTTCGACTTTGATGACCTCGGCGCCGAGGTCGGACAAGGTTTGACCGGCCCAAGGGCCGGCCAGAATGCGGGCGAGCTCTACTACTTTGAGCCCGGCAAGTGGTGCAGTCATTACATTCCCAGTTTTTCGTCAAGGATCGCTTTGAGATCCGTATAACTCATGTTGGAATGCTTCTCACCATCAATAAACAGGGTCGGGGTGCCGGAAACATCATCCGCTTCGATGTTGCCCTGGAACCAGGTGTAGAGCGCCTGGGCGTTTTCAGCGTCTGACATGCAGGCATCCAGTTCCGCCTTGTCGAGACCGGCAACCAGGCCGATTTTGCGCAGGTTCTGGTCGATCTCGGTCAGGTTGCCGCCACCGATCCAGTTTTTCTGATCCGCATAGAGCATATCGGCAATGCCGAAGAACTTGTTTGGTTCACAGCGCGCCATCATGGCAGCCCAAAGGCCGGGGCGGTCAAAATAGACATCACGGTAAATGAATTTCACTTTGCCAGTGTCGACATATTCGGCCTTTACCTTGCCTAGCACGTTGTTGTGGAAGCTGGCGCAATGCGGGCAGGTGAAGGAGGCATATTCCATCAGGGTGACCGGCGCATCGTCCGACCCCATGGTCATTTCCAGAATGCCAGAGGTGTCAGCCCCCTGTGCATTGGCCATGCTGACCAGGCTGGGCAGCTTGTCCTGCCCGGGGAACAGCGACAGCGCGCCTGCGGAAACGGCGGCGGCCCCCATCAGGCCCAATGCATATCTGCGGTTCATCTGCTTACCTCTCTTGCGTGTTCATCTTGGTTAATACGTTTTGCGACAACCGTTCCAGCGCCTGCCGGAGGGAGTCATCGCCCACCCCGGCGGCAAGGCTGCTGGCCTCGGCGCGGATCTCAGGGGTGGGTTGCGGTTTGGGTTTTGCCTTGTGGCCATAGGTGAAATCCGCCTGCCCTTCGGCAAAGCCGATCGGGGCGGTCTGGGTCACCCGGATCCGGGCGATGGCATTGTAGCCATAGACGCCGTTCACCTTCTGGCGCAGCTGTTCTTTCTGCATTTCGACCATCGGTGCCATCGCCCCGGTGGTCAGTACGGTGAGGGTGGCTCCAAAGCCTTGGCGGCCATATTTCACATCCACCGGGCGGGCCATTGCGGCCATGTCTTCGCCAACGATTTCAGGCCAGTGGGTCAACAGCCGTGTCACGGCAAAACCACGCGATTCCCCCGCCTTTCGAATCTGCTGTTGCAACAGCGATCCGGTGCGGGCAAAGCCTTTGGTGGTTGGGCGCCGTTTGGGCATGGTTTCCTTCCTCACTCTTGGCCCTATTCTAAAGGCGCTGTAGGCAGACGCCAGCGAATAGAGAAGATCGGGAAATAAACATTGCGTGACGGGAATTTGAAACAGGTCGGCCCTGCTGAGATCGCCTCGGATCTGCTGGCTTGGTATGATGTACATGCCCGCGCGATGCCCTGGCGTGTGCCACCGGCGGATAAGCTTTCAGGCGTGCGGCCGGATCCCTATCGTGTTTGGCTGTCTGAGGTGATGCTGCAGCAGACCACCGTGGCGGCGGTTAAGGATTATTTCCATCGCTTCACCACGCGCTGGCCTACTGTGTCCGATCTGGCCGCGGCTGAGGATGGCGATGTGATGGGGGAATGGGCTGGCCTTGGCTATTACGCCCGTGCCCGCAACCTGCTGAAATGTGCCCGCGTGGTGGTGGCAGATCATGGCGGCGTCTTTCCGGACACTTTGGCGGGGCTGCTGAAACTGCCCGGCATTGGCCCCTATACGGCGGCAGCCATTGCCTCGATCGCCTATGACCTGCCTGAGGTGGTGGTGGATGGCAATGTTGAACGGGTGATGGCGCGGCTGCACAATGTGCATGACCCTCTGCCCGGATCCAAGCCGCATCTGACCGAATTGGCCGCGGGGCTGACCCCTGGGCAGCGGCCCGGTGACTATGCGCAGGCGGTGATGGATCTGGGGGCAACGATTTGCACCCCGCGTAACCCCGCCTGCGGCATCTGCCCGCTGCGCAGTCCCTGTGTTGCGCGGGTTGAGGGCACGGCGCTGGAGCTGCCAAAGAAAACCCCGAAGAAACCCAAACCCACCCGGCTGGGCATCGCCTATGTCGGCCGGCGCGCGGATGGTGCTTACCTGTTGGAGCGGCGTCCTGATAAGGGGTTGCTGGGTGGGATGCTGGGTTGGCCGGGTGGCCCCTGGTCAGAGGAGGGCGCGGCCGAGGCGCCGCCAATCGCAGCTGACTGGCGACTTTTGGGGGCTGAGGCGCGCCATACCTTCACCCATTTTCACCTGATCCTGCAGGTGCGCATCGCGGATCTGCCGCAGGGCGCCAATCCCGATGTGGGGCAATTCATCGAGCCTGAGACATTTCGCCCGTCAGATTTGCCCACTGTGATGCGAAAGGCATTTGACCTTGCGCGTGGCGCGTTCGACAATACGCTCTGAACGCGCATATCGAATGGACCAAGCCAATGGTTGACCACACTGGCCCTGAGACTGCTTCATCACCAAAACGCCTGAGCCTCATCGGGGCGCTGCCGTTCTGGCTGTCGCTGACCCTGATCCCGGTTGCGCTGGTCAGCGCTGGCTTAGGCGGTTGGTTCACGCTGCTGCTGCCGCTTTGGGCGTGGTGGCTGTTTACCCTGCTGGATGTGTTCACCGGTCTCAATCTGGACAATGCCGATCTGGACACACCGGATGACGCGTTGTTCTGGTATCGGATGATCACCTGGATCTGGTTCCCCATTCAGGCGGTGGTGATCTACGGCATGATCGCCTATGCCACGCGCGCTGATCATCTGGATTTGTTGGAAAAGCTGGTGCTGTTCTTTGGGGTTGGGGTCATCTCCGGCACTGTGGGGATCAACTACAGTCATGAGCTGATGCATCAGAAAAACAAATGGGAGCGCTGGCTGGGCGATCTGTTGTTGTCGACAGTCCTTTATTCGCATTTTCGCTCTGAGCATCTGCTGGTGCACCACCGTCATGTCGGCACCCCGGCGGATGCGGTTACAGCGCGTTACAATGAAGGGTTCCACCGGTTCTTTGTCAGGGTCTTGCCGGAATGTCTGGCCTCCGCCTGGGGGGCGGAGAGGGCAATGCTGGCGCGGCGGGACCTCTCGGTCTGGTCGCGGCGCAACCCGTTCTGGCGCTATGTGGTGCTGCAGGCGCTGGCCCTGGCGCTGGCGCTGGCCATTGGTGGCATCGAAGGATTGGCGCTGTTCCTGGTGCAGGCGTTCAGCGCGGTCTGGCAGTTAGAACTGACCAATTACGTGGAACATTACGGGCTGACCCGCAAACATCTAGGCGACGGCAAATATGAACACGTCAAACCCCGTCACAGCTGGAATGCGGCCCATAAGGCGACCAACTGGCTGCTGATCAACCTGCAGCGCCACAGCGATCACCACTATAAACCCGACCGGCGTTTCCCGTTGCTGCAGAACTACGATGCAGAGGAGGCGCCACAGTTCCCCTATGGTTATCCGGTGATGACCCTGATGGCGATGATCCCGCCCCTGTGGCGGCGGCGGATGAACCCCCGCGTGCGCGCCTGGCGCCGGCAATTCTACCCCGAGATCGAGGATTGGACCGCCTATAAGCTGGGCACCAACCCAATGCCGCGCCGCTGAGCCTGGCGGGCGGCGGCCTCCGGCGGGAGTATTTTCGGAACGATGAAAGGGGCGGGTGCACCGTCTGAACGAAAAAGGCCCCGCCATCGAGGCGGGGCAGTTTGGTGCCGGCTGTCAGGCTACAGGCACCGGCGGTAACTTTACTATTCTGGGATACCGCGAGGGTCGAAAATGTGATCACCGGGTTGCCGATAGCCGGCAACCCAATTGGCTTGTTGGGCCTTAGTTGTTCATTTCCGAGCGGATTTGTTGGCGCAGGATGTCGATCGGCACCTCTTTGCCGTCGCGCTTGATGCACCAGTAGGTCCAGCCGTTGCAGCTGGGCGCGCCTTCCAGCGCGGCGCCGACCTGATGGATCGAGCCTTTGACCTCACCGCCGACGATGGTGCCATCGGCACGCACCTTGGCCTTGTGGCGTTTGTTCAGCGAGTACAGCTCATCGCCCGGGCGCAGGAAGCCGCGTTCAACCAGCTGGCCGAAGGGCACACGCGGCTGGGCGCGTTTGCTGGTGGAGACTTGCAGCGCCTCTTTGTCGAAGCGGCGCACGGCGGCCAGACGTTTGCGGGCCACTTTGCGGTAGGCCTCTTCACGTTCGATGCCGATGTAGTCCCGGCCCAGCATCTTGGCGACCGCGCCGGTGGTGCCGGTGCCAAAGAACGGATCAAGGATCACATCACCGGGGTTGGTGGTGCCGAGGATCACGCGGTGCAGCAGGCTTTCGGGTTTTTGGGTTGGATGGGCTTTTTCGCCGTTCTCATCCTTCAGACGTTCGCCGCCGTTACAGATCGGCAGCACCCAGTCCGAGCGCATCTGGATGCCTTCGTTCAGGGCTTTCAGCGCCTCGTAGTTGAAGGTGTATTTGGCGCCCTCGGCCTTGGAGGCCCAGATCAGCGTTTCATGTGCGTTGGTCAGGCGTTTGCCGCGGAAGTTCGGCATCGGGTTCGATTTGCGCCAGACCACATCGTTGAGGATCCAAAAGCCCTGGTTCTGCAACTCAGCGCCCATGCGGAAGACGTTGTGATAGGAACCAATGACCCAGATCGCGCCATTTGGCTTCAGGATGCGGCGGGCGGCGGCCAGCCAATCCTTGGTAAACTTGTCATAAGCCGCAAAGGAGGAGAACTGATCCCAGTGATCGTCCACCGCATCGACCTTGGAGTTGTCGGGCCGGTGCAGGTCACCTTTGAGCTGCAGGTTATAGGGGGGATCTGCGAAGATCAGATCAACAGACGCCTCAGGCAGACTGTTCATCATTTCGATACAGTCACCTTCAAGAATCGTGTTTAGAGGGAGCGCATCTGCGCCCTTCTTTTTGTGTGTGCTCGTCATTTTCTGCCTCAATACCCGGCGCATTTTTGCGCTCTTGGTTGGCCCTAAAAATGAGTCATCTGCGAGTCGGGGTCAATTTCTTTTTTGTATCAGCGCGTTACATTTCACTCTTGATACAAGATATTGTGCACCGGTTTGAAGGATCGCCTATGGTGTGGTGTGACCCCCAATTGGGTCAATGCAGCCTTATGTGTCGCGGTTGGATACCCGGCGTTTGTTTCCCATCCGTAACCCGGAAATTCGGCCCCCAACTGTTGCATGATCTCATCACGTGCGATTTTTGCCGCGATGGAGGCAGCGGCGATTGACACAGAACGGGCGTCGCCTTTGACCACGGTTTCGGCAGGAATGTTGAGGCCACGCGGCACCATGTTGCCGTCAATCAGGGCGAAATCGGCGGGGTGTTTCAGCCCCTGCACCGCGCGCAGCATGGCGATGTGGCTGGCGCGCAAGATGTTGTGTTCATCAATTTCGGCAACGCTGGCATGGGCGACGCAGACATCAGCGTGTTGCAGCACCTCCTCCAGTAGGGCGGCGCGGCGTTTGGCGCTCAGCTGTTTTGAATCGTTCAGGCCATCGGGAATGCGGGTCGGGTCCAGCACCACGGCGGCGGCGGTGACCGGGCCCGCCAGCGGGCCACGGCCAACCTCATCAACGCCAGCGACGCGCAGGTAACCCTGCGCGTG
This genomic window contains:
- a CDS encoding DsbA family protein translates to MNRRYALGLMGAAAVSAGALSLFPGQDKLPSLVSMANAQGADTSGILEMTMGSDDAPVTLMEYASFTCPHCASFHNNVLGKVKAEYVDTGKVKFIYRDVYFDRPGLWAAMMARCEPNKFFGIADMLYADQKNWIGGGNLTEIDQNLRKIGLVAGLDKAELDACMSDAENAQALYTWFQGNIEADDVSGTPTLFIDGEKHSNMSYTDLKAILDEKLGM
- a CDS encoding DUF721 domain-containing protein; its protein translation is MPKRRPTTKGFARTGSLLQQQIRKAGESRGFAVTRLLTHWPEIVGEDMAAMARPVDVKYGRQGFGATLTVLTTGAMAPMVEMQKEQLRQKVNGVYGYNAIARIRVTQTAPIGFAEGQADFTYGHKAKPKPQPTPEIRAEASSLAAGVGDDSLRQALERLSQNVLTKMNTQER
- the mutY gene encoding A/G-specific adenine glycosylase, which codes for MRDGNLKQVGPAEIASDLLAWYDVHARAMPWRVPPADKLSGVRPDPYRVWLSEVMLQQTTVAAVKDYFHRFTTRWPTVSDLAAAEDGDVMGEWAGLGYYARARNLLKCARVVVADHGGVFPDTLAGLLKLPGIGPYTAAAIASIAYDLPEVVVDGNVERVMARLHNVHDPLPGSKPHLTELAAGLTPGQRPGDYAQAVMDLGATICTPRNPACGICPLRSPCVARVEGTALELPKKTPKKPKPTRLGIAYVGRRADGAYLLERRPDKGLLGGMLGWPGGPWSEEGAAEAPPIAADWRLLGAEARHTFTHFHLILQVRIADLPQGANPDVGQFIEPETFRPSDLPTVMRKAFDLARGAFDNTL
- a CDS encoding alkane 1-monooxygenase, which produces MVDHTGPETASSPKRLSLIGALPFWLSLTLIPVALVSAGLGGWFTLLLPLWAWWLFTLLDVFTGLNLDNADLDTPDDALFWYRMITWIWFPIQAVVIYGMIAYATRADHLDLLEKLVLFFGVGVISGTVGINYSHELMHQKNKWERWLGDLLLSTVLYSHFRSEHLLVHHRHVGTPADAVTARYNEGFHRFFVRVLPECLASAWGAERAMLARRDLSVWSRRNPFWRYVVLQALALALALAIGGIEGLALFLVQAFSAVWQLELTNYVEHYGLTRKHLGDGKYEHVKPRHSWNAAHKATNWLLINLQRHSDHHYKPDRRFPLLQNYDAEEAPQFPYGYPVMTLMAMIPPLWRRRMNPRVRAWRRQFYPEIEDWTAYKLGTNPMPRR
- a CDS encoding site-specific DNA-methyltransferase produces the protein MTSTHKKKGADALPLNTILEGDCIEMMNSLPEASVDLIFADPPYNLQLKGDLHRPDNSKVDAVDDHWDQFSSFAAYDKFTKDWLAAARRILKPNGAIWVIGSYHNVFRMGAELQNQGFWILNDVVWRKSNPMPNFRGKRLTNAHETLIWASKAEGAKYTFNYEALKALNEGIQMRSDWVLPICNGGERLKDENGEKAHPTQKPESLLHRVILGTTNPGDVILDPFFGTGTTGAVAKMLGRDYIGIEREEAYRKVARKRLAAVRRFDKEALQVSTSKRAQPRVPFGQLVERGFLRPGDELYSLNKRHKAKVRADGTIVGGEVKGSIHQVGAALEGAPSCNGWTYWCIKRDGKEVPIDILRQQIRSEMNN
- a CDS encoding ribonuclease HII; translated protein: MSKTKLIPDFSFEQQAHAQGYLRVAGVDEVGRGPLAGPVTAAAVVLDPTRIPDGLNDSKQLSAKRRAALLEEVLQHADVCVAHASVAEIDEHNILRASHIAMLRAVQGLKHPADFALIDGNMVPRGLNIPAETVVKGDARSVSIAAASIAAKIARDEIMQQLGAEFPGYGWETNAGYPTATHKAALTQLGVTPHHRRSFKPVHNILYQE